One Phoenix dactylifera cultivar Barhee BC4 chromosome 8, palm_55x_up_171113_PBpolish2nd_filt_p, whole genome shotgun sequence genomic window carries:
- the LOC120111722 gene encoding stigma-specific STIG1-like protein 1: MALATSLASPIAPSEVEEHLTNEEVSPSLRGVSRLLAQSNPKASMTCDKYPRICYARGSPGRECCKKKCVNVMKDNQNCGWCGRRCGYGQTCCSGQCVNVLYDLRNCGACKNKCKQGGFCNYGMCNYA, translated from the coding sequence ATGGCCTTGGCCACTTCCCTTGCCTCACCAATTGCTCCCAGTGAAGTGGAGGAGCACTTAACCAATGAAGAGGTCTCTCCGTCGTTGAGGGGAGTGAGTCGTTTGCTAGCCCAATCCAATCCAAAAGCCTCCATGACATGCGATAAATACCCGAGGATTTGCTACGCCAGAGGAAGCCCGGGCCGGGAGTGCTGCAAGAAGAAATGCGTGAACGTGATGAAAGACAACCAGAACTGCGGATGGTGCGGGAGGAGGTGCGGATATGGGCAGACGTGCTGCAGTGGCCAATGCGTCAATGTGCTGTATGACCTCAGGAACTGCGGGGCGTGCAAGAACAAGTGCAAGCAAGGTGGCTTCTGCAACTACGGGATGTGCAACTATGCTTAG
- the LOC103696952 gene encoding ABC transporter B family member 9-like isoform X2 gives MARDGSGERSKGDETVSFFKLLSFADRKDVALMVLGTIGALFNGVAMPIMTIVFGELVDAFGGNNRAMVVEKVSKVVLKFVYLGVAAGVAAFLQVSCWTVSGERQAARIRGLYLKTILRQDIAFFDNETATGEVIGRMSGDTILIQEAIGEKVGKFLQLVATFFGGFIVAFTSGWLLALVLLSGIPPIVIAVAALSMTMAKISSRAQAAYSEAGTVVEQTVGSIRTVVSFTGEKHAIDKYNELIRNAYKSTVQEGIASGLGIGFVLLIVFCMYGLAIWYGSKLIIGHGYVGGSVINVIMSIMTGGIALGQASPSVSAFAAGKAAAYKMFETINRKPEIDASDMSCVVLEDIKGDIDLKDVYFSYPARPDQLIFDGFSLHVPSGTTMALVGESGSGKSTVISLVERFYDPQAGEVLIDGVNLKKLRLGWIRDKIGLVSQEPILFTTTIKENISYGKEGATEEEISRAIELANAAKFIDKMPEGLDTMVGEHGTQLSGGQKQRIAIARAILKNPKILLLDEATSALDAESEKIVQDALVRIMVDRTTIVVAHRLTTVKNADTISVVHRGKLVEQGSHAELIKHPDGAYSQLIRLQETNKEAERASLEDSGRLLSSSDAAKSPFISGSRQFSFKRSISRASSHGGSGRHSFTVSLGLIGSLEFQEDGPLEDELKVKEDDVDKVGKQVSFRRLAYLNKPEIPVLLGGSIAAAGNGVLLPVFGLLISVAIEIFYKPPEKLRKEAVFWTLMFVLLGGISLLIVPVQHFLFGVAGGKLIERIRSLSFERVVHQEISWFDEPQNSSGAIGARLSADASTIRSLVGDSLSLIIQNLATIIAGFMIAMVANWKLALIVLVLIPFLSLQGYAQVKLLQGVSADAKVMYEEASQVANDAVSSIRTVASYCAENRIMDTYEKKCETPLKSGIRRGIISGLGLGFSFFVLYCTYAICFYVGALFVRNGNASFTGVFRVFFALTMAAQGVSQSSALGPDTNKAKDSAASIFAILDRKSKIDSSASEGTLLANVKGQIEFQHVRFNYPTRPHVQIFRDLCLKIPSGKSVALVGESGSGKSTVICLLERFYDPDSGRILVDGVEIQKFNINWLRQQMGLVGQEPVLFNGTIRANIAYGKQGEVPEEEIIAVAEAANAHKFISSLPEGYETNVGERGVQLSGGQKQRIAIARAILKDPRILLLDEATSALDAESERVVQEALDRVMFGRTTVVVAHRLSTIKGADIISVVKNGVIAEKGRHETLMDIPGGAYASLVALHSNSS, from the exons ATGGCGAGAGACGGCAGCGGTGAGAGGAGCAAAGGAGATGAGACGGTGTCGTTCTTCAAGCTCTTGTCTTTTGCGGACAGGAAAGACGTGGCGTTGATGGTGCTCGGCACGATCGGGGCGCTTTTTAACGGGGTGGCGATGCCGATCATGACTATCGTTTTCGGTGAGCTCGTCGATGCGTTCGGCGGAAACAACAGGGCCATGGTCGTCGAGAAGGTGTCCAAG GTGGTTCTGAAGTTTGTCTATTTAGGTGTTGCGGCTGGTGTTGCTGCCTTTCTAC AGGTGTCATGTTGGACAGTGTCTGGAGAAAGACAGGCGGCACGAATTCGTGGTTTATACCTCAAAACCATATTGAGACAGGATATTGCATTCTTTGATAACGAGACGGCAACTGGGGAAGTCATTGGAAGAATGTCAGGGGACACCATACTTATCCAAGAAGCTATTGGTGAAAAG GTTGGGAAGTTCTTACAACTAGTTGCAACTTTCTTTGGTGGCTTTATTGTAGCGTTCACTTCTGGCTGGCTTCTGGCACTTGTATTGCTGTCAGGTATACCTCCTATTGTCATTGCTGTCGCAGCCTTGTCAATGACGATGGCCAAAATCTCAAGCCGAGCACAAGCGGCATATTCTGAAGCAGGAACTGTAGTTGAACAAACAGTTGGATCCATCAGGACT GTTGTTTCCTTCACCGGTGAGAAGCATGCCATTGACAAGTACAACGAGCTCATAAGAAATGCATACAAATCTACTGTTCAAGAAGGAATTGCTTCTGGCCTAGGAATTGGTTTTGTTCTGTTGATTGTGTTCTGCATGTATGGGTTAGCTATATGGTATGGTTCCAAGTTGATAATTGGGCATGGCTATGTTGGTGGATCTGTCATCAATGTTATAATGTCTATTATGACTGGTGGAAT AgccctaggccaggcatccccATCTGTGAGTGCATTTGCAGCAGGGAAAGCCGCCGCATATAAAATGTTCGAGACAATCAATCGAAAACCAGAGATTGATGCCTCTGACATGAGCTGTGTTGTGTTAGAAGATATCAAGGGTGACATTGACCTGAAGGATGTTTACTTCAGCTACCCAGCAAGGCCTGATCAGCTGATATTTGATGGCTTCTCATTGCATGTACCAAGTGGCACAACTATGGCTCTAGTTGGAGAGAGTGGCAGTGGAAAGTCAACTGTGATTAGTTTGGTAGAGAGATTCTATGATCCTCAAGCTGGTGAAGTGCTGATAGATGGTGTCAACCTAAAGAAACTGAGGCTCGGGTGGATAAGGGACAAAATTGGACTTGTTAGCCAAGAACCGATCTTGTTTACGACCACCATTAAAGAGAATATTTCCTATGGAAAGGAAGGTGCGACAGAGGAAGAAATTAGCAGAGCAATTGAACTTGCTAACGCTGCCAAGTTCATTGATAAGATGCCTGAG GGACTTGATACAATGGTTGGTGAGCATGGAACCCAACTCTCTGGTGGACAGAAGCAGAGGATTGCAATCGCTAGAGCAATTCTGAAAAACCCCAAGATCTTGCTTCTAGATGAAGCAACAAGCGCATTGGATGCTGAATCTGAGAAAATAGTTCAAGATGCATTGGTGAGAATCATGGTAGATAGGACCACCATAGTTGTTGCCCATCGCTTGACCACTGTGAAAAATGCTGATACCATATCAGTTGTGCATCGGGGAAAATTAGTAGAGCAAG GTTCGCATGCAGAGTTGATCAAACACCCTGATGGGGCTTATTCTCAACTCATACGCCTGCAAGAGACTAATAAAGAAGCTGAAAGAGCATCTTTAGAGGATTCGGGAAGGTTACTTTCAAGTTCTGATGCAGCAAAGTCTCCATTCATATCTGGGAGTCGTCAGTTTTCCTTCAAGAGATCCATCAGTAGAGCTTCCTCACATGGCGGAAGCGGGAGGCATTCTTTCACTGTATCCCTTGGTTTGATTGGTTCTTTGGAATTCCAGGAGGATGGCCCTTTAGAAGATGAACTCAAGGTAAAAGAGGACGATGTTGATAAAGTGGGCAAGCAAGTATCTTTCAGACGGCTGGCCTATCTGAACAAGCCAGAGATACCGGTTCTTTTAGGAGGATCCATTGCTGCAGCCGGTAATGGAGTGCTTTTACCGGTGTTTGGACTGTTAATCTCAGTTGCCATCGAGATATTCTATAAACCGCCAGAAAAACTTCGTAAAGAAGCTGTATTTTGGACACTGATGTTTGTACTTTTGGGAGGCATTTCACTTCTTATAGTGCCTGTACAACACTTTTTGTTTGGAGTGGCAGGTGGGAAGTTGATCGAGCGTATACGCTCCTTGTCATTTGAGAGGGTGGTGCACCAAGAGATCAGCTGGTTTGATGAGCCTCAAAATTCCAG tGGGGCAATAGGGGCAAGGCTATCAGCGGATGCTTCAACAATCCGAAGTCTTGTAGGGGATTCCTTGTCACTGATCATTCAGAACTTAGCGACTATTATCGCGGGGTTTATGATAGCGATGGTTGCAAACTGGAAACTTGCACTCATAGTTTTAGTCTTGATACCTTTCTTGAGTTTGCAAGGATATGCTCAGGTTAAGTTACTTCAGGGTGTCAGTGCAGATGCCAAG GTAATGTATGAAGAAGCAAGTCAAGTGGCAAATGATGCAGTCAGCAGTATTCGGACAGTTGCTTCTTACTGTGCAGAAAACAGAATCATGGATACTTATGAAAAGAAATGTGAAACTCCTTTGAAAAGTGGAATCCGACGAGGAATTATAAGCGGCTTAGGTTTAGGTTTCTCATTCTTTGTGCTCTATTGCACATATGCTATTTGTTTCTATGTTGGAGCACTTTTTGTGCGTAACGGGAATGCATCCTTTACCGGTGTATTCAGG GTCTTCTTCGCTTTAACAATGGCAGCCCAAGGAGTTTCACAGTCAAGTGCCCTTGGTCCAGATACCAATAAAGCTAAGGATTCAGCTGCTTCTATTTTTGCAATTCTTGATCGTAAGTCCAAGATTGATTCAAGCGCCAGTGAGGGGACATTGTTAGCAAATGTTAAGGGACAAATTGAGTTCCAACATGTCAGATTCAACTATCCTACTCGTCCACATGTCCAGATCTTCAGAGACTTGTGCTTGAAAATTCCCTCTGGAAAG AGTGTTGCACTCGTTGGAGAAAGCGGCAGCGGAAAATCCACGGTTATCTGCCTGCTGGAAAGGTTCTATGACCCTGATTCTGGTAGGATCTTGGTAGACGGAGTCGAGATTCAAAAGTTCAATATTAATTGGCTGAGACAGCAGATGGGATTGGTAGGCCAAGAGCCTGTATTATTCAATGGCACAATTCGTGCCAACATAGCTTATGGGAAGCAAGGGGAAGTGCCTGAAGAGGAGATCATTGCAGTTGCTGAAGCAGCAAACGCGCATAAGTTCATATCGAGTCTTCCTGAAGGATATGAGACCAATGTTGGGGAAAGAGGGGTGCAGCTATCAGGCGGGCAGAAGCAGCGCATAGCAATTGCAAGGGCAATCCTCAAGGACCCTAGAATTCTTCTACTTGATGAAGCAACGAGCGCTTTGGATGCAGAATCCGAGCGAGTTGTCCAAGAAGCTCTGGACAGAGTGATGTTTGGAAGGACAACTGTTGTTGTAGCTCATCGGTTATCAACAATTAAGGGAGCTGATATAATTTCTGTCGTGAAGAATGGTGTGATTGCCGAGAAAGGACGGCATGAGACGCTGATGGACATACCTGGTGGAGCATATGCTTCACTTGTTGCACTTCATTCGAATTCTTCATGA
- the LOC103696952 gene encoding ABC transporter B family member 5-like isoform X1: protein MARDGSGERSKGDETVSFFKLLSFADRKDVALMVLGTIGALFNGVAMPIMTIVFGELVDAFGGNNRAMVVEKVSKVVLKFVYLGVAAGVAAFLQVSCWTVSGERQAARIRGLYLKTILRQDIAFFDNETATGEVIGRMSGDTILIQEAIGEKVGKFLQLVATFFGGFIVAFTSGWLLALVLLSGIPPIVIAVAALSMTMAKISSRAQAAYSEAGTVVEQTVGSIRTVVSFTGEKHAIDKYNELIRNAYKSTVQEGIASGLGIGFVLLIVFCMYGLAIWYGSKLIIGHGYVGGSVINVIMSIMTGGIALGQASPSVSAFAAGKAAAYKMFETINRKPEIDASDMSCVVLEDIKGDIDLKDVYFSYPARPDQLIFDGFSLHVPSGTTMALVGESGSGKSTVISLVERFYDPQAGEVLIDGVNLKKLRLGWIRDKIGLVSQEPILFTTTIKENISYGKEGATEEEISRAIELANAAKFIDKMPEGLDTMVGEHGTQLSGGQKQRIAIARAILKNPKILLLDEATSALDAESEKIVQDALVRIMVDRTTIVVAHRLTTVKNADTISVVHRGKLVEQGSHAELIKHPDGAYSQLIRLQETNKEAERASLEDSGRLLSSSDAAKSPFISGSRQFSFKRSISRASSHGGSGRHSFTVSLGLIGSLEFQEDGPLEDELKVKEDDVDKVGKQVSFRRLAYLNKPEIPVLLGGSIAAAGNGVLLPVFGLLISVAIEIFYKPPEKLRKEAVFWTLMFVLLGGISLLIVPVQHFLFGVAGGKLIERIRSLSFERVVHQEISWFDEPQNSRFLAFSFKDFSLSYLNVRFLSHSNVALCLNLWYPYIIICNLLFFLSGAIGARLSADASTIRSLVGDSLSLIIQNLATIIAGFMIAMVANWKLALIVLVLIPFLSLQGYAQVKLLQGVSADAKVMYEEASQVANDAVSSIRTVASYCAENRIMDTYEKKCETPLKSGIRRGIISGLGLGFSFFVLYCTYAICFYVGALFVRNGNASFTGVFRVFFALTMAAQGVSQSSALGPDTNKAKDSAASIFAILDRKSKIDSSASEGTLLANVKGQIEFQHVRFNYPTRPHVQIFRDLCLKIPSGKSVALVGESGSGKSTVICLLERFYDPDSGRILVDGVEIQKFNINWLRQQMGLVGQEPVLFNGTIRANIAYGKQGEVPEEEIIAVAEAANAHKFISSLPEGYETNVGERGVQLSGGQKQRIAIARAILKDPRILLLDEATSALDAESERVVQEALDRVMFGRTTVVVAHRLSTIKGADIISVVKNGVIAEKGRHETLMDIPGGAYASLVALHSNSS from the exons ATGGCGAGAGACGGCAGCGGTGAGAGGAGCAAAGGAGATGAGACGGTGTCGTTCTTCAAGCTCTTGTCTTTTGCGGACAGGAAAGACGTGGCGTTGATGGTGCTCGGCACGATCGGGGCGCTTTTTAACGGGGTGGCGATGCCGATCATGACTATCGTTTTCGGTGAGCTCGTCGATGCGTTCGGCGGAAACAACAGGGCCATGGTCGTCGAGAAGGTGTCCAAG GTGGTTCTGAAGTTTGTCTATTTAGGTGTTGCGGCTGGTGTTGCTGCCTTTCTAC AGGTGTCATGTTGGACAGTGTCTGGAGAAAGACAGGCGGCACGAATTCGTGGTTTATACCTCAAAACCATATTGAGACAGGATATTGCATTCTTTGATAACGAGACGGCAACTGGGGAAGTCATTGGAAGAATGTCAGGGGACACCATACTTATCCAAGAAGCTATTGGTGAAAAG GTTGGGAAGTTCTTACAACTAGTTGCAACTTTCTTTGGTGGCTTTATTGTAGCGTTCACTTCTGGCTGGCTTCTGGCACTTGTATTGCTGTCAGGTATACCTCCTATTGTCATTGCTGTCGCAGCCTTGTCAATGACGATGGCCAAAATCTCAAGCCGAGCACAAGCGGCATATTCTGAAGCAGGAACTGTAGTTGAACAAACAGTTGGATCCATCAGGACT GTTGTTTCCTTCACCGGTGAGAAGCATGCCATTGACAAGTACAACGAGCTCATAAGAAATGCATACAAATCTACTGTTCAAGAAGGAATTGCTTCTGGCCTAGGAATTGGTTTTGTTCTGTTGATTGTGTTCTGCATGTATGGGTTAGCTATATGGTATGGTTCCAAGTTGATAATTGGGCATGGCTATGTTGGTGGATCTGTCATCAATGTTATAATGTCTATTATGACTGGTGGAAT AgccctaggccaggcatccccATCTGTGAGTGCATTTGCAGCAGGGAAAGCCGCCGCATATAAAATGTTCGAGACAATCAATCGAAAACCAGAGATTGATGCCTCTGACATGAGCTGTGTTGTGTTAGAAGATATCAAGGGTGACATTGACCTGAAGGATGTTTACTTCAGCTACCCAGCAAGGCCTGATCAGCTGATATTTGATGGCTTCTCATTGCATGTACCAAGTGGCACAACTATGGCTCTAGTTGGAGAGAGTGGCAGTGGAAAGTCAACTGTGATTAGTTTGGTAGAGAGATTCTATGATCCTCAAGCTGGTGAAGTGCTGATAGATGGTGTCAACCTAAAGAAACTGAGGCTCGGGTGGATAAGGGACAAAATTGGACTTGTTAGCCAAGAACCGATCTTGTTTACGACCACCATTAAAGAGAATATTTCCTATGGAAAGGAAGGTGCGACAGAGGAAGAAATTAGCAGAGCAATTGAACTTGCTAACGCTGCCAAGTTCATTGATAAGATGCCTGAG GGACTTGATACAATGGTTGGTGAGCATGGAACCCAACTCTCTGGTGGACAGAAGCAGAGGATTGCAATCGCTAGAGCAATTCTGAAAAACCCCAAGATCTTGCTTCTAGATGAAGCAACAAGCGCATTGGATGCTGAATCTGAGAAAATAGTTCAAGATGCATTGGTGAGAATCATGGTAGATAGGACCACCATAGTTGTTGCCCATCGCTTGACCACTGTGAAAAATGCTGATACCATATCAGTTGTGCATCGGGGAAAATTAGTAGAGCAAG GTTCGCATGCAGAGTTGATCAAACACCCTGATGGGGCTTATTCTCAACTCATACGCCTGCAAGAGACTAATAAAGAAGCTGAAAGAGCATCTTTAGAGGATTCGGGAAGGTTACTTTCAAGTTCTGATGCAGCAAAGTCTCCATTCATATCTGGGAGTCGTCAGTTTTCCTTCAAGAGATCCATCAGTAGAGCTTCCTCACATGGCGGAAGCGGGAGGCATTCTTTCACTGTATCCCTTGGTTTGATTGGTTCTTTGGAATTCCAGGAGGATGGCCCTTTAGAAGATGAACTCAAGGTAAAAGAGGACGATGTTGATAAAGTGGGCAAGCAAGTATCTTTCAGACGGCTGGCCTATCTGAACAAGCCAGAGATACCGGTTCTTTTAGGAGGATCCATTGCTGCAGCCGGTAATGGAGTGCTTTTACCGGTGTTTGGACTGTTAATCTCAGTTGCCATCGAGATATTCTATAAACCGCCAGAAAAACTTCGTAAAGAAGCTGTATTTTGGACACTGATGTTTGTACTTTTGGGAGGCATTTCACTTCTTATAGTGCCTGTACAACACTTTTTGTTTGGAGTGGCAGGTGGGAAGTTGATCGAGCGTATACGCTCCTTGTCATTTGAGAGGGTGGTGCACCAAGAGATCAGCTGGTTTGATGAGCCTCAAAATTCCAGGTTCTTGGCATTTTCTTttaaagatttctctttgtcatatttaaatgtcagaTTTCTTTCCCACTCAAATGTTGCACTTTGCCTCAATCTTTGGTATCCCTACATAATCATTTgcaatcttctttttttcctcagtGGGGCAATAGGGGCAAGGCTATCAGCGGATGCTTCAACAATCCGAAGTCTTGTAGGGGATTCCTTGTCACTGATCATTCAGAACTTAGCGACTATTATCGCGGGGTTTATGATAGCGATGGTTGCAAACTGGAAACTTGCACTCATAGTTTTAGTCTTGATACCTTTCTTGAGTTTGCAAGGATATGCTCAGGTTAAGTTACTTCAGGGTGTCAGTGCAGATGCCAAG GTAATGTATGAAGAAGCAAGTCAAGTGGCAAATGATGCAGTCAGCAGTATTCGGACAGTTGCTTCTTACTGTGCAGAAAACAGAATCATGGATACTTATGAAAAGAAATGTGAAACTCCTTTGAAAAGTGGAATCCGACGAGGAATTATAAGCGGCTTAGGTTTAGGTTTCTCATTCTTTGTGCTCTATTGCACATATGCTATTTGTTTCTATGTTGGAGCACTTTTTGTGCGTAACGGGAATGCATCCTTTACCGGTGTATTCAGG GTCTTCTTCGCTTTAACAATGGCAGCCCAAGGAGTTTCACAGTCAAGTGCCCTTGGTCCAGATACCAATAAAGCTAAGGATTCAGCTGCTTCTATTTTTGCAATTCTTGATCGTAAGTCCAAGATTGATTCAAGCGCCAGTGAGGGGACATTGTTAGCAAATGTTAAGGGACAAATTGAGTTCCAACATGTCAGATTCAACTATCCTACTCGTCCACATGTCCAGATCTTCAGAGACTTGTGCTTGAAAATTCCCTCTGGAAAG AGTGTTGCACTCGTTGGAGAAAGCGGCAGCGGAAAATCCACGGTTATCTGCCTGCTGGAAAGGTTCTATGACCCTGATTCTGGTAGGATCTTGGTAGACGGAGTCGAGATTCAAAAGTTCAATATTAATTGGCTGAGACAGCAGATGGGATTGGTAGGCCAAGAGCCTGTATTATTCAATGGCACAATTCGTGCCAACATAGCTTATGGGAAGCAAGGGGAAGTGCCTGAAGAGGAGATCATTGCAGTTGCTGAAGCAGCAAACGCGCATAAGTTCATATCGAGTCTTCCTGAAGGATATGAGACCAATGTTGGGGAAAGAGGGGTGCAGCTATCAGGCGGGCAGAAGCAGCGCATAGCAATTGCAAGGGCAATCCTCAAGGACCCTAGAATTCTTCTACTTGATGAAGCAACGAGCGCTTTGGATGCAGAATCCGAGCGAGTTGTCCAAGAAGCTCTGGACAGAGTGATGTTTGGAAGGACAACTGTTGTTGTAGCTCATCGGTTATCAACAATTAAGGGAGCTGATATAATTTCTGTCGTGAAGAATGGTGTGATTGCCGAGAAAGGACGGCATGAGACGCTGATGGACATACCTGGTGGAGCATATGCTTCACTTGTTGCACTTCATTCGAATTCTTCATGA
- the LOC103696955 gene encoding stigma-specific STIG1-like protein 1: protein MARFFLIMALAMALATTLAFATTDTNEETLTTTSSSDEVSSEDESSPVRGMSRILARYKPRATMTCDRYPRICRDKESSGPDCCKKKCVNVMKDNLNCGQCGLRCRYGTTCCGGRCVYVMFDHSNCGSCKNRCKKGSFCSYGMCNYA from the coding sequence ATGGCAAGGTTCTTCCTCATTATGGCATTAGCCATGGCTCTGGCCACCACTCTTGCCTTCGCAACGACTGAtacaaatgaagaaactctgaCCACGACTTCGTCTTCTGACGAAGTCTCTTCAGAAGATGAATCATCCCCCGTTAGAGGCATGAGCCGTATCCTCGCCCGGTACAAGCCGAGAGCCACCATGACATGCGACAGGTATCCCAGGATTTGCCGTGATAAGGAAAGCTCTGGCCCGGACTGCTGCAAGAAGAAGTGTGTGAACGTGATGAAGGACAACCTCAATTGCGGGCAATGCGGGCTGAGGTGCCGTTATGGGACAACATGCTGTGGCGGAAGATGCGTTTATGTGATGTTCGACCACAGCAACTGCGGGAGTTGCAAGAATAGATGCAAGAAGGGAAGCTTCTGCTCATATGGGATGTGCAACTATGCTTAA
- the LOC103696951 gene encoding uncharacterized protein LOC103696951, with protein sequence MDSLPSSFLTTTILLSIFISLSSAQSHLCRTSCGVIPIRYPLGIDDGCGSPYYRRMLVCTNSSRLILRTPSGNYPVAAIDYADPHLLVTDPSMWSCPSNNNFYGDDNDEEEENAVFRRPVTPFSLDTSTRFSLSPRNDYLFFNCSEDSVIIQPKPSFCDRFPDRCDSACDSAGYLCRNLPVCPNALVETRTSCCSYYPKASESLRLMLKHCASYTSVYWRTVGASFPPYDQVPEYGIRVDFEIPVTTRCLQCRDRARGRGTCGFDTESRSFLCLCDEGNVTTYCTDGDSSRHKVSAGVIAGTTVFSIGAVGVGALVWYLRKMRKNKIVTCGVQSNENRLF encoded by the exons ATGGATTCCCTCCCCTCCTCATTCCTCACCACCACCATTCTCCTCTCCATCttcatctctctctcctccGCCCAGTCCCACCTCTGCCGCACCTCTTGCGGCGTCATCCCCATCCGCTACCCCCTCGGCATCGACGACGGCTGCGGCAGCCCCTACTACCGCAGAATGCTCGTCTGCACCAACTCCTCCCGCCTCATCCTCCGCACCCCGTCGGGCAACTACCCGGTCGCCGCCATCGACTACGCCGACCCCCACCTCCTCGTCACCGACCCCTCCATGTGGAGCTGCCCCTCCAACAACAACTTCTACGGCGACGACaacgacgaggaggaggagaatgcCGTTTTCCGCCGCCCGGTCACTCCCTTCAGCCTCGACACCAGCACtcgcttctctctctcccccaggAACGACTATCTCTTCTTCAACTGCAGCGAGGACTCGGTCATCATCCAGCCGAAGCCGAGCTTCTGCGACCGGTTCCCCGACCGCTGCGACTCGGCCTGCGACAGCGCCGGGTATCTGTGCCGCAACTTGCCGGTGTGTCCGAACGCTCTGGTGGAGACCAGGACCAGCTGCTGCTCTTACTATCCCAAGGCTTCGGAGTCGCTGAGGCTGATGCTGAAGCACTGTGCGTCGTATACTAGCGTGTACTGGAGGACCGTGGGAGCGAGCTTTCCGCCGTATGATCAGGTGCCGGAGTATGGGATTCGGGTGGATTTCGAGATCCCGGTCACCACTCGGTGTCTCCAGTGCCGCGATAGAGCGAGGGGTAGGGGAACGTGTGGGTTCGATACCGAATCGCGGagttttctttgcctttgtgaTGAAGGGAATGTCACTACTTACTGTACCG ATGGTGACTCTTCAAGGCATAAAGTATCTGCTGGAGTTATAGCCG GAACTACCGTATTTTCAATTGGTGCGGTGGGTGTTGGAGCTCTTGTGTGGTATCTAAGGAAGATGAGAAAAAACAAAATCGTGACATGTGGGGTTCAGAGCAATGAAAATAGGCTCTTTTGA